Proteins encoded within one genomic window of Candidatus Syntrophocurvum alkaliphilum:
- a CDS encoding short-chain-enoyl-CoA hydratase, with product MDYNNILLEKKDRIAVLYINRPKALNALNKETLIEIKDAALKVKDDDEVDVMIIAGKGDKAFVAGADITAMSELSAMEGREFGAIGQEAFSTIESMEKPVIAAIHGFALGGGCELAMACDIRICSFKAKFGQPEVGLGVTPGFGGTQRLPRIVGEGMAKQLLYTGDVIDANEALRIGLVNAVVTEQELWEYVLDMANRIVAKGQLSVRLCKAAVNTGMQTDIDRAMSIEADIFGLCFATEDQKEGMKAFTEKRKPDFKNK from the coding sequence ATGGATTATAACAATATTCTGCTAGAAAAGAAAGATAGAATTGCTGTTCTCTATATAAATAGACCTAAAGCTTTAAATGCGCTAAATAAAGAAACTTTAATAGAAATTAAAGATGCTGCATTAAAAGTCAAAGATGACGATGAAGTAGATGTAATGATAATTGCAGGTAAGGGAGACAAGGCTTTTGTAGCAGGTGCAGATATAACTGCAATGTCGGAATTGTCTGCTATGGAAGGTCGTGAATTCGGGGCTATTGGTCAAGAAGCATTTAGCACAATTGAGTCAATGGAAAAACCTGTTATAGCAGCGATTCACGGTTTTGCACTAGGCGGTGGTTGCGAACTTGCTATGGCTTGTGACATTAGAATATGCTCATTTAAAGCTAAATTTGGTCAACCTGAAGTAGGCCTTGGTGTAACTCCTGGTTTTGGTGGTACACAGCGATTACCAAGAATTGTTGGTGAAGGAATGGCTAAGCAACTATTATATACAGGTGATGTAATAGATGCAAATGAAGCACTACGCATTGGATTAGTAAACGCTGTAGTTACTGAACAAGAGTTGTGGGAGTATGTACTTGATATGGCAAACAGAATAGTAGCTAAAGGTCAACTATCAGTACGTCTATGTAAAGCAGCAGTTAATACAGGAATGCAAACAGATATAGATAGAGCAATGAGTATAGAAGCTGATATTTTTGGATTATGTTTTGCTACTGAGGATCAAAAAGAAGGCATGAAAGCATTTACAGAAAAACGAAAGCCTGACTTTAAAAATAAATAA
- a CDS encoding acyl-CoA dehydrogenase: MNFTLNEEQQMFKDMVRKFAVNEIEPHAAELDLTHEFPMENFKKMADLGLSGIPIPEEYGGAGGDYLMFSIFCEELAKVCASTSVIMSVHTGLGCMSTYLYGSEKLKQKFLKPLATGEIIGAYALTEPNAGSDAASLKLRAEDKGDHYVLNGSKIFITNGGVAQTYCTFVKSDPTAPAGRGITCLIVEKDTPGFTMSKPVEKMGMNGSPTVELYFDNCKVPKENILGEENNGFAVAMGLLDGGRITIASQGLGIGEGALEYTTNYIKERQQFGKPLAAQQGVQFMVADMATQLDAAQLLVYRAAWLKSNDLPHSKEASMAKMFATDTSMDVTTNCVQLMGGYGYCSEFPVERMMRDVKVTQIYEGSNQIQRLIVGRHTIGKF; the protein is encoded by the coding sequence ATGAATTTTACGCTAAATGAAGAACAACAGATGTTTAAAGATATGGTAAGAAAATTCGCTGTTAATGAAATAGAGCCTCATGCAGCTGAATTAGATTTAACTCATGAGTTTCCAATGGAAAACTTCAAAAAAATGGCAGATCTCGGATTGTCCGGTATTCCAATTCCTGAAGAATACGGAGGAGCTGGTGGAGACTATTTAATGTTCTCTATCTTTTGCGAAGAACTAGCAAAAGTATGTGCATCCACAAGTGTTATAATGAGTGTTCATACAGGCTTAGGCTGCATGAGTACTTATCTATATGGTAGTGAAAAATTAAAGCAAAAATTCTTAAAGCCATTAGCAACTGGTGAAATTATTGGAGCATATGCACTAACTGAACCTAATGCAGGGTCAGATGCTGCATCACTTAAATTAAGAGCTGAAGATAAAGGTGACCATTATGTACTAAATGGTAGTAAAATCTTTATAACAAATGGTGGAGTTGCGCAAACTTATTGCACATTTGTTAAGAGTGATCCTACTGCACCAGCAGGAAGAGGAATTACATGCTTAATTGTTGAAAAAGATACTCCTGGATTTACCATGAGCAAACCTGTTGAAAAAATGGGTATGAATGGTTCTCCAACTGTTGAACTATATTTTGATAACTGTAAAGTTCCAAAAGAAAACATACTAGGAGAAGAAAACAATGGCTTTGCAGTAGCAATGGGACTATTAGATGGTGGACGTATCACAATTGCCTCCCAAGGACTAGGAATTGGTGAAGGTGCTTTAGAATATACCACTAATTATATTAAAGAGCGTCAACAATTTGGAAAGCCACTTGCCGCACAGCAAGGTGTACAATTTATGGTTGCTGATATGGCAACACAACTTGATGCAGCTCAATTGTTAGTCTATAGAGCAGCATGGTTAAAATCAAATGACCTACCTCATTCCAAAGAAGCATCAATGGCAAAAATGTTTGCAACTGATACAAGTATGGATGTAACTACAAATTGTGTTCAATTAATGGGTGGATATGGTTATTGTAGTGAATTCCCAGTTGAAAGAATGATGCGTGATGTAAAAGTAACACAAATATATGAAGGTTCAAACCAAATTCAAAGACTTATTGTTGGTAGACATACAATAGGCAAATTTTAA
- a CDS encoding OFA family MFS transporter: MQEQKTINRLWVLFGALLIQTVLGAVYTWSLFNEPLVQKFGWSTGDVVFTFSITMAMFAVGVLLAGRVQDKLGPRKVAIAGGLLAGLGVFLASQATSIMQIYLTYGFMTGLGMGAAYVTPVATCVKWFPERRGFITGLALAAVGVGGMIFTPMILSLIESVGVSSTFMYLGVGYGTAIILGGLLMINPPEGYKPAGWEPPKAGEATTGAVQTGLDFTPGEMIKTPQFYSLFVMYFCGIAAGLMVISIAANIGTELVGLTAAAAGGAVVTISLFNAGGRFGWGAISDKIGRIRSLFLQFIILGVAMLYMSLVPMSYVSYLVVTCAVGFCFGGYLSIFPSVTADWFGTKNVGNNYGLVFMGYGVSALVAPMFAVAVGFTTAFMVAAVLCAFSAVLAWFTKPPTAKA, translated from the coding sequence GTGCAAGAGCAAAAAACCATTAATCGTTTATGGGTTTTATTTGGGGCACTTTTAATTCAAACCGTATTAGGTGCTGTTTATACTTGGAGTTTATTTAATGAACCACTAGTACAAAAATTTGGTTGGAGTACAGGTGATGTTGTATTTACCTTCTCCATTACAATGGCAATGTTCGCTGTCGGTGTTCTATTAGCTGGAAGAGTTCAGGATAAGCTGGGACCTAGAAAAGTTGCTATTGCTGGGGGTCTCTTAGCTGGACTAGGTGTATTCTTAGCCAGTCAGGCGACTAGCATAATGCAAATATACCTAACCTATGGATTTATGACAGGTTTAGGTATGGGTGCAGCTTATGTTACACCAGTTGCAACATGTGTAAAATGGTTCCCTGAAAGACGTGGTTTTATTACTGGTTTAGCCCTTGCAGCTGTTGGGGTTGGCGGAATGATATTTACACCTATGATTCTTTCACTAATTGAATCTGTTGGTGTATCATCTACATTTATGTATCTAGGCGTAGGTTATGGTACAGCGATAATCCTAGGTGGTCTATTAATGATCAACCCACCAGAAGGATATAAACCTGCAGGTTGGGAGCCGCCAAAAGCTGGTGAAGCTACAACTGGTGCTGTACAAACAGGTCTAGATTTCACACCAGGTGAAATGATTAAAACACCTCAATTCTATTCATTATTTGTTATGTACTTCTGTGGAATTGCTGCCGGACTAATGGTTATAAGTATAGCGGCTAATATCGGAACTGAATTAGTAGGACTAACTGCTGCAGCTGCAGGAGGCGCGGTTGTAACAATTTCACTATTTAACGCTGGAGGAAGATTTGGTTGGGGAGCAATCTCAGATAAAATAGGTAGAATTAGATCACTATTTCTACAGTTTATCATCTTAGGCGTAGCAATGCTTTACATGAGTTTAGTTCCAATGAGCTATGTTTCATACCTTGTTGTAACCTGTGCTGTTGGATTCTGTTTTGGTGGATATCTGTCAATTTTCCCATCAGTAACAGCGGATTGGTTTGGAACTAAGAATGTTGGAAATAACTATGGATTGGTGTTTATGGGATATGGTGTATCAGCCTTAGTAGCACCAATGTTCGCTGTAGCTGTTGGATTTACAACAGCGTTTATGGTAGCTGCAGTATTATGTGCATTTTCAGCAGTACTTGCATGGTTTACTAAACCACCAACTGCAAAAGCTTAA
- a CDS encoding CoA transferase subunit A → MAKVQKVSIQEAVSQIKDGDMLTFSGFTIWRRPMAAIYEMIRQGKKDLHLVEVNGGTHSDLLIGAGCVKIWESCWIGHELFGKIGGNLSRKAENGEVVIEDYSHVQILYRMMAGALGIPYMPTYASLGTDMLNPEYDHLGKLGLRDGSNPKIPMKKFEMAKDPFYGSELVHVPACNPDWCIAFVQMVGEEGTVRVEGQLYSDEEAIKAADKVIIVAEQVVTEEYVRREPSKNLIAPHQIDYIVELPWGAHPTGCFGCYETDGAFLSNFFNSTRTQEGLDAWLDEWVFGVKDYNEYLNKVGFEKLETIRANPAFGYSTKVKRGKR, encoded by the coding sequence ATGGCTAAAGTACAGAAGGTTAGTATTCAAGAGGCTGTCAGTCAAATAAAAGATGGCGATATGCTGACATTTAGTGGTTTTACTATCTGGAGAAGGCCAATGGCAGCAATCTATGAAATGATTAGGCAGGGCAAAAAGGATCTTCATTTAGTAGAGGTAAATGGAGGTACACACAGTGATCTATTAATAGGTGCTGGATGTGTAAAGATCTGGGAATCATGTTGGATAGGACATGAGCTGTTTGGAAAAATAGGTGGAAATCTATCCAGAAAAGCTGAAAATGGCGAAGTTGTAATTGAAGACTACAGTCACGTACAAATACTATATCGTATGATGGCTGGTGCTTTAGGAATACCTTATATGCCAACTTATGCTAGTTTAGGTACAGATATGTTAAATCCAGAGTATGATCACTTAGGTAAATTAGGCTTAAGAGATGGCTCAAATCCAAAAATACCAATGAAAAAATTCGAAATGGCAAAAGATCCATTTTATGGAAGTGAATTAGTGCATGTTCCAGCGTGTAACCCAGATTGGTGTATAGCTTTTGTACAAATGGTGGGTGAAGAAGGAACAGTAAGAGTTGAAGGACAGCTTTACAGTGATGAAGAAGCGATAAAAGCTGCTGATAAAGTAATAATCGTAGCAGAGCAAGTAGTAACTGAAGAATATGTAAGACGTGAGCCAAGCAAAAACTTAATCGCGCCACACCAGATAGATTATATAGTTGAGTTACCGTGGGGAGCTCATCCTACTGGATGCTTTGGTTGCTATGAAACTGATGGAGCATTCTTAAGCAACTTCTTTAATTCTACTAGAACTCAAGAAGGTCTAGATGCATGGCTTGATGAGTGGGTATTTGGTGTAAAAGACTATAATGAATACCTAAATAAAGTAGGATTTGAAAAACTTGAAACTATCAGGGCTAACCCTGCATTTGGTTATTCAACTAAGGTTAAAAGGGGGAAAAGATAA
- a CDS encoding CoA-transferase subunit beta, whose translation MANQEYAKPGEFKPIDLLAVAAAREVNDQDVVFAGTGLPMLAIMVAQLTTAPNACCIYEAGSVDGRPISLPSSVGDARCIYQASIASGLSDVFGQLQRGVVDLAFLGGAEVDKYGNVNTTAMGKYGIVPEKRLTGSGGNSDINGLAKKTVFIMVQEKRRFKERVDYITSPGWRIPKWPSGEMVHKKEVYNNAYRGGPEAVITNMGVFRFDENGEMYLDTVHPGYTPEDVKENCSFDLNISRVSGETVPPTYKEIEILYNNIDPEGIFLP comes from the coding sequence ATGGCTAATCAAGAATATGCAAAACCAGGCGAATTTAAACCTATCGACCTTTTAGCAGTAGCTGCTGCTAGAGAGGTAAATGATCAAGATGTTGTGTTTGCTGGAACAGGATTACCAATGCTTGCCATAATGGTAGCACAGCTAACAACAGCTCCAAATGCCTGTTGTATATACGAGGCTGGAAGTGTTGATGGAAGACCAATATCTTTACCTAGTTCAGTTGGGGATGCACGTTGTATATATCAAGCATCAATTGCTTCTGGGCTGTCTGATGTTTTTGGTCAGCTACAAAGAGGTGTTGTTGATTTAGCATTCTTAGGTGGAGCAGAAGTTGACAAATATGGAAATGTTAATACAACAGCTATGGGTAAATATGGCATAGTTCCCGAAAAACGCTTAACTGGTAGTGGTGGTAATTCAGACATCAATGGTTTAGCAAAGAAAACTGTCTTTATAATGGTACAAGAAAAACGCCGTTTTAAAGAAAGAGTTGATTATATTACATCACCTGGTTGGAGAATACCAAAATGGCCATCAGGCGAAATGGTTCATAAAAAAGAAGTTTATAACAATGCTTATAGAGGTGGACCAGAAGCTGTAATTACTAACATGGGAGTATTTAGATTTGATGAAAACGGAGAAATGTATCTAGATACAGTTCATCCAGGTTATACTCCTGAAGATGTAAAAGAGAACTGTAGTTTTGATCTAAATATTTCTAGAGTAAGTGGGGAAACAGTACCACCTACCTATAAAGAAATTGAAATACTTTACAATAATATTGACCCAGAAGGAATTTTCTTACCGTAG
- a CDS encoding SDR family NAD(P)-dependent oxidoreductase has translation MSKKLQGKVAIITGAGSGMGRAIGILFAKEGAKVVLADYNAQTVAETSDIITQHGGKSIALTIDMAHLNQIESLIYTTIEQYSKLDILVNNAGIFDESKVATEIDEAFWDKILDVNLKGPFWACKLAIPHMIKNGNGSIVNIASIAGLIGGAGGAAYTTSKHGLLGLTKQISVSYGPKGIKANAICPGAIQTGMLPEESLSDESNPLLAKIMNVPSRRVGKAEEIANATLFLASNDSDFIQGQSLTVDGGWLTQA, from the coding sequence TTGAGCAAGAAACTACAAGGAAAAGTAGCAATTATAACTGGTGCTGGATCAGGTATGGGACGAGCAATAGGAATACTTTTTGCCAAAGAAGGTGCAAAAGTTGTTCTAGCAGATTATAATGCACAAACTGTTGCTGAAACATCTGATATAATTACTCAACATGGCGGGAAGTCTATAGCTTTAACAATTGATATGGCTCATTTAAATCAAATAGAAAGCTTAATATATACTACGATTGAACAATATAGCAAATTAGATATTTTAGTAAATAATGCTGGAATTTTTGATGAATCCAAAGTGGCAACTGAAATAGATGAAGCTTTTTGGGATAAGATACTAGATGTAAATTTAAAGGGACCTTTTTGGGCATGTAAGCTTGCAATACCTCATATGATTAAAAATGGTAATGGAAGTATTGTAAATATAGCATCTATTGCTGGATTGATTGGTGGAGCAGGAGGAGCTGCATATACCACTTCTAAACATGGATTATTAGGGCTAACCAAACAAATATCGGTTTCATATGGACCTAAAGGTATTAAGGCTAATGCTATATGTCCAGGTGCTATTCAAACCGGAATGTTACCTGAAGAGTCCTTAAGTGATGAATCAAACCCTTTATTAGCTAAAATAATGAATGTTCCATCTCGTCGTGTAGGTAAAGCGGAAGAAATCGCAAATGCTACTTTGTTTCTTGCTAGTAATGATTCTGACTTTATTCAAGGTCAAAGTTTAACAGTTGATGGTGGCTGGCTCACCCAAGCATAA
- a CDS encoding DUF1015 domain-containing protein has translation MAVIKPFKAIRPDKNLVDKVAALPYDVMTSEEAREMVKDNPYSFLYVDKAEISLDPSIDLYDKRVYEKARENLYKMINDGIFIEDDKPYFYIYQQVMGDRIQTGLVASASIDDYINNIIKKHEYTRKDKEQDRTNHVDYCDAQTGPIFLTYKSKDEINEIVEDWIKKDPIYNFESDGGVKHIVWVIDDSYIIEKLKNYFKDIQALYIADGHHRTASAVSVGKMRREKYPNYTGEENFNYFLSVIFPDKDLHIMDYNRVVKDLNGLTEEEFIEKVKENFELIEHKGKGPYKPAEKHTFGMYLNKKWYILKAKDGTFNKNQPVERLDVSILQNNLLAPILGIEDPRTDNRIDFVGGIRGLEELERRVEEDMKVAFSMYPTTIQDLMDISDADMVMPPKSTWFEPKLLSGIFVHKLS, from the coding sequence ATGGCAGTTATTAAACCCTTTAAAGCAATTAGACCTGACAAAAATTTAGTTGATAAGGTAGCGGCTTTACCTTATGATGTAATGACTAGTGAAGAAGCAAGAGAAATGGTGAAAGATAATCCATATTCCTTTTTATACGTAGATAAAGCAGAAATAAGCCTAGATCCAAGTATTGATCTATACGATAAAAGGGTATATGAAAAAGCACGAGAAAATCTTTATAAAATGATAAATGACGGTATATTCATTGAAGATGATAAGCCATATTTTTATATATACCAACAGGTAATGGGTGATAGAATACAAACAGGATTAGTTGCTAGTGCTTCAATTGATGACTATATAAATAATATAATTAAAAAACACGAGTATACAAGAAAAGATAAAGAACAAGATAGAACAAATCATGTTGATTATTGTGATGCACAAACAGGTCCAATATTTTTAACCTATAAATCAAAAGATGAAATAAATGAAATAGTAGAAGATTGGATTAAAAAAGATCCTATATACAATTTTGAATCTGATGGTGGGGTTAAGCATATAGTGTGGGTTATAGATGATAGTTATATTATAGAAAAATTAAAAAATTACTTTAAAGATATACAAGCTTTATATATAGCAGATGGGCATCATCGAACAGCATCAGCGGTTAGTGTTGGAAAAATGCGAAGAGAAAAATATCCTAATTACACAGGTGAAGAAAATTTTAATTATTTTTTATCGGTTATTTTTCCGGATAAAGATCTTCATATAATGGATTATAATAGAGTAGTTAAAGATTTGAATGGACTAACAGAAGAAGAGTTTATAGAAAAAGTTAAAGAAAATTTTGAATTAATTGAGCATAAAGGTAAAGGTCCTTATAAGCCAGCAGAAAAACATACTTTTGGAATGTATCTTAATAAAAAATGGTATATTTTAAAAGCTAAAGATGGGACATTCAATAAAAATCAACCTGTAGAAAGATTAGATGTATCTATTTTACAAAATAACTTGTTAGCACCAATACTAGGCATTGAAGATCCTAGAACAGATAATAGAATTGATTTTGTAGGTGGAATTCGTGGTCTTGAGGAACTAGAAAGACGAGTTGAGGAGGATATGAAAGTAGCCTTTTCAATGTATCCAACAACAATACAAGATTTAATGGATATATCTGATGCAGATATGGTTATGCCACCTAAATCAACGTGGTTTGAACCAAAACTTTTAAGTGGAATATTTGTCCATAAATTAAGTTAA
- a CDS encoding protease complex subunit PrcB family protein, with translation MRKIFTLSLMALFLFTIPASAIIAATDIKIMPISYDESEKPNIVDIQDHWAKEEIVASFEKEFMKGISVDEDGLVTFAPDQKVTKAQLAVLITRVFDLDTITSSDEININMDSWYSEAIELCLDNEIFDSSKNFKPDAYATRIEVAQAISNAFKAADINVPTTQVWFNYSDIDNLDEADVLIVQFMANSGIMKGYNQEFRPHDTISRAEIAAIVNRTDKIVQTNTELKIPSKVSLEIPEKSEELLKWIEENKNVEGIYSTQYNNQDVYLIAMGEKPTGGYEVVIDNIVVKNDNHHIIEASYKSPRPNTPVTTAITYPYQLIAVPAGTPVVIDISQINNKNDYDKPQPDQKELIGKEKMPKQVIEWAEQKKDDKGIHKKQFKSYDVYMIARGEKPTGGYEVIISNSEFNEDGKFLVDVEYKSPAPDEAVIMILTYPYELFAVPSGTDVKVTKISEA, from the coding sequence ATGCGAAAAATTTTCACCTTATCACTGATGGCATTATTTTTATTCACAATTCCAGCAAGTGCAATTATTGCTGCTACAGATATTAAAATTATGCCAATATCTTACGATGAGTCAGAAAAACCAAACATAGTTGACATTCAAGACCACTGGGCTAAAGAAGAAATAGTTGCTTCTTTTGAAAAAGAGTTTATGAAAGGTATTAGTGTTGATGAAGATGGTTTAGTAACTTTTGCCCCTGACCAAAAGGTTACAAAAGCACAACTTGCAGTACTAATAACTAGGGTATTTGATCTTGATACTATTACTTCATCTGATGAGATTAATATTAACATGGATAGCTGGTATTCTGAGGCAATTGAATTATGCTTAGATAATGAAATATTTGATTCTTCTAAAAATTTTAAACCAGACGCATATGCAACTAGGATTGAGGTAGCACAAGCAATTTCTAATGCATTTAAAGCTGCTGATATCAATGTGCCAACTACTCAGGTATGGTTTAATTATTCAGATATTGATAATTTAGATGAAGCAGATGTTTTAATTGTTCAATTTATGGCAAATTCAGGGATAATGAAGGGATATAATCAAGAATTCAGACCACATGATACCATTTCTCGAGCTGAAATTGCAGCTATAGTAAACCGTACAGATAAAATTGTTCAAACTAATACAGAGCTCAAAATTCCATCCAAAGTAAGCTTAGAAATTCCTGAAAAATCAGAGGAGCTACTTAAATGGATAGAAGAAAATAAAAATGTTGAAGGAATATATAGCACGCAGTATAACAACCAAGATGTTTACTTAATTGCTATGGGAGAAAAGCCTACTGGTGGTTATGAAGTAGTAATTGACAATATAGTAGTTAAAAATGATAATCACCATATTATTGAAGCATCGTATAAATCCCCAAGACCTAATACACCAGTTACAACAGCTATTACTTATCCATATCAATTAATTGCAGTACCAGCTGGGACACCAGTGGTAATAGATATATCACAGATTAATAATAAAAATGACTATGATAAACCTCAACCAGATCAAAAAGAATTAATAGGCAAAGAAAAAATGCCTAAACAAGTAATAGAATGGGCAGAACAAAAAAAAGATGACAAAGGTATTCATAAAAAGCAATTTAAATCCTATGATGTATATATGATTGCTAGAGGTGAGAAGCCTACGGGTGGATATGAAGTAATTATTTCTAATTCGGAATTTAATGAAGATGGAAAGTTTTTAGTTGATGTTGAGTATAAGTCACCTGCTCCTGATGAGGCTGTAATTATGATCTTAACTTATCCTTATGAATTATTTGCTGTTCCCTCTGGAACTGATGTTAAAGTAACTAAGATTTCAGAAGCTTAA